The DNA window GCACGGTGACGAACCGAGCGAGGCCGCGGGGCAGGGGGATCACGGCGAAGCGCGGCATCTCGGCGCCGCGGACGGCCTTGAGCCGGACGCACAGGTTCAGCCCGAGCCCGGGGAGCAGCGGGAACGGCTCCTCGATATCCACGGCCATGGGCGTGATGATGGGGAAGATCTCGTGCTCGAACACGGTCTCCAGGTAGGCGTCCTGCTCGGGCGTCAGGGTGCTGCGCTCCACGCGCCGGATGCCCTGCTCGGCGAGCCGCGGATCGAGGTCGTTCAGCAGGCACGCGTATTGGTCCGCCATCAGGGCGCGCACGGCCTGGCCGATCTCGGCGAGTTGCTCCTTCACCGTCAGCCCGGAGGCGTCCGCGCCGTCCCAGCCCTGCGCCCGCAGCTGCTGCAGGCCGCCGACCCGGATCATGAAGAACTCGTCGAGGTTCGAGCCGGTGATCGCCAGGAACTTCAGGCGCTCCAGCAGCGGCAGAGAGGCGTCCTGCGCCTCCTCCAGCACGCGCCGGTTGAAGGCGAGCCAGCTCAACTCCCGGTTGAAGAACCGGTCGGGCTTAGACGCCATCGCGCGCCTCCGGGTCGGCGAACCGCTCTTCCTTCAGGACCGCCGGCAGGCCGTAGACCTCCTCGAACAGGGCGCCCTTTTCCTTGAGGGCCAGGCGCTCGAGGGTCAGGTCCTCCACGTTGCGCACGCGGATGACGAACTGGCCCGGCTCGCGCACGAATTCCACGTCCCGGACCTGCTGCAGGTGGTTGCGCTCCAGGGCGTCGGCGACGCGGAGCAGCGCGGCCATCTTCGACACCGTGATCCGGTCGTCGCGCCCGAGCGCCATGTACTCGGGGTGCGTCGCGGCGGGCAGGGCGCGCCGGTGGTAGCGGGAGACCAGGGCGACGATGGCCAAGTCCTCGCGCGTCAGGCCGAACAGGTCGCTGTGCTGGATGATGTAGAGCGAGTGCTTGTGGTGGCTGCGGCTGCTGATGAAGCCGCCGACCTCGTGGAGCCGCGCGGCCACCTCGAGCAGCAGTTCGTACCGCTGGTCCAGCTGGTGCTCGGGTTGCAGCTCCCGGAACAGCCGCACGCACAGGTCCGCCACGTGCGCGGCGTGGGCGGCGTCCACGTTGTACTTCTCCGCCAGGGCCACGGCGGAATGCCGCACCTGGTCGGCGAACGAGCCGGTCCAGTAGCCGCGCAGGGTCATCTCCTTGAGCAGGCCGTCCCGGAAACTGGCCTTGGGCACGAGGATGTGCTCCGCCTTGAACGCCCGCGCGAGGTGCTGGTAGACCAGCAGGGCGGGGCCGACGGTCTCGGCCTCCTGGTAGGTGAGCTGGTACTTGCCCACGATCTTCGCGACGCTGACCGGCAGCAGCTTGTCGTTGAAGGCCGCGAGGGCCTTGTAGTCCAGGCGCGCCGTCTTCCGCTCGGACCAGTCGGGGCAAAGCTGCGCGGCGGCGAAATGCGCGTCGCCGGACATGGCGACCAGGACCGGGACCGTGGCCACCGGCAGGTTGCGCACGACCTGTTCGACCAGCCGCTGGATGTGCTGCCCGAGGATCGTCCGCACGCGCTCGGTGGTCGCGCGGTGGGTCTCCAGTGTCTCGCGCATCCGGAGCGAGCCCAGCCGGTACGAATCCGAGAAGACGATGTGCCCCTCCTGCAGCAGCAGCAATTCCGTGCTGCCCCCGCCCACGTCGGCGACCAGCAGCGAGCCGGTCTCCAGCTCGGGCTCGTCCGCCAGGACGGTTTGCGCCGCCATGAAGGTCAGCCGGTTCTCCTCCGCCTCGTCGATCGCCCGCACGTTGATGCGCGTGGTGATGTAGATGCGGTCGAGAAAGGTGTCCCGGTTCTGCGCCTCGCGCACCGAACTCGTCGCCACGGCCCGGACCTGCTCCGGTTTCGTGATGCCGTACTCGTCCATGACCCGCCGGAATCCCTTGAGGATATCCACGCATTCCTGGATCGTGGATTGCTGGATCCGGCCGCGGGTGAACGTGTCCTTGCCCAGTTGGACGCCCTGCGAGAGGCTGTCCAGCTTGCGGACGCCGCCCTGGTCGTCGATCTCGGCGATCTCCATGCGGATGGCCGTGGCGCCGATGTCGATGACAGCGGCCATCCGGACGTTGCGCGGCGGCGCGGGGGCCTCGGGAGGCGCGACCGGGTCCGGGCTCATGAGTCCTCTTCCTCCCGGGCCTCGACCGCGGCGGCGATCAGCGCGGCGGCGCCCATGGCCGTCGCCGCGTCGCCGAGGCGGGCGGGCGCGATCTTCAGGTCGTCGGCATACATCGCCATCGCCCCGTCCTCGATCGCCCGGCGGACCTCGCCGAGGAACAGGCTGGGCATGGCCTCGACCAGGCCGCCGCCCAGGACGAGGACGTCCGGGGCCAGGAGGTTCACCACGCCTGCGAGCGCGATCCCGAGCTTTTGCGCCGCGTGGCGCACGATCTGCTCGACCACCCCGTCGCCCGCCTCGATCGCCTTGGCCAGCGCGCCGCTCTTCATGGCCCCGATATCGGTGCCCGCGAGGCCCAGCAGGTGCGGCGCCTCGCCCCGGTGCGCGGCCATGGCCGCCTCGGCCGCGATGCCCAGCCGGCTGGCGATGGTCTCCAGGCAGCCCCGCTGGCCGCACCCGCACAGCCGGCCGTCCGGCTCGACCGGGATGTGGCCGATCTCCATGCAGGAGCCCTTCTTGCCCCGGAACAGTTTCCCCTCGTAGACGCAGGCGCCGCCCAGGCCCGTGCCCGGGAAGACTCCCAGCGCGCAGCGGGCCTTCCGCGCCGCGCCGAACCGGTACTCGCCGTACAGGCCGGCGTCCACGTCGTTCGCGATGGTCGCCGGACAACCGAACCTCTTCTCCAGCGTGTTCTT is part of the Kiritimatiellia bacterium genome and encodes:
- a CDS encoding exopolyphosphatase, whose amino-acid sequence is MAAVIDIGATAIRMEIAEIDDQGGVRKLDSLSQGVQLGKDTFTRGRIQQSTIQECVDILKGFRRVMDEYGITKPEQVRAVATSSVREAQNRDTFLDRIYITTRINVRAIDEAEENRLTFMAAQTVLADEPELETGSLLVADVGGGSTELLLLQEGHIVFSDSYRLGSLRMRETLETHRATTERVRTILGQHIQRLVEQVVRNLPVATVPVLVAMSGDAHFAAAQLCPDWSERKTARLDYKALAAFNDKLLPVSVAKIVGKYQLTYQEAETVGPALLVYQHLARAFKAEHILVPKASFRDGLLKEMTLRGYWTGSFADQVRHSAVALAEKYNVDAAHAAHVADLCVRLFRELQPEHQLDQRYELLLEVAARLHEVGGFISSRSHHKHSLYIIQHSDLFGLTREDLAIVALVSRYHRRALPAATHPEYMALGRDDRITVSKMAALLRVADALERNHLQQVRDVEFVREPGQFVIRVRNVEDLTLERLALKEKGALFEEVYGLPAVLKEERFADPEARDGV
- a CDS encoding ROK family protein codes for the protein MANMKSKKYWVGFDLGGTKMMATVFNERFKALASEKVKTRAQSGARQVLSRLLDTVQAAVGEAHLKMSEISGIGVGCPGPLDLDRGIILTAPNLGWRNVPLKNTLEKRFGCPATIANDVDAGLYGEYRFGAARKARCALGVFPGTGLGGACVYEGKLFRGKKGSCMEIGHIPVEPDGRLCGCGQRGCLETIASRLGIAAEAAMAAHRGEAPHLLGLAGTDIGAMKSGALAKAIEAGDGVVEQIVRHAAQKLGIALAGVVNLLAPDVLVLGGGLVEAMPSLFLGEVRRAIEDGAMAMYADDLKIAPARLGDAATAMGAAALIAAAVEAREEEDS